A region from the Triticum aestivum cultivar Chinese Spring chromosome 3D, IWGSC CS RefSeq v2.1, whole genome shotgun sequence genome encodes:
- the LOC123078630 gene encoding aspartic proteinase oryzasin-1, whose amino-acid sequence MGQHGIRGICTILSVILASSTLVSAGDDGLVRIALKKRPVMQDIYNKPVPKSTTENSGAGREVDPVREAVNQVRAQAQRIFTEAAAMERRLKRRWSHRGIGGNRRVREGYQAVVPLKNYVNAQYFGQIGVGSPPQNFTVVFDTGSANLWVPSAECFFSLACYFHPKYVSRRSSTYKENGTPASIHYGKGAIFGFYSQDQVTIGDLVVNNQEFIEATYEPGFTFLAAKFDGILGLGFKEISVEGSVPVWYNMIAQGLVNQHVFSFWLNRNANNGDGGEIVFGGSDPKHYKGSHTYTRVTRKAYWQFEMGDFLIGGKSTGICVDGCAAIADSGTSLIAGPIGVIAQINERIGATGVANKECKQVVSGYGQEMIELLKSETPPAQVCSKIGLCAFDGTSGVSAGIKRVTGEGRTTSVHNMFDATCNACEMVVTWMQSEFVQNHTKEGMLEYVDRLCHNMPSPMGSYVDCRHIDSLQSVSFSIGGRIFELQPEQYILKVGDGFVAHCISGFTSLDIPPPVGPLWILGDVFMGAYHTVFDYDKMSVGFAASA is encoded by the exons ATGGGGCAACACGGAATTCGTGGGATCTGTACAATTCTCTCCGTGATCCTAGCGTCGAGTACCCTCGTATCTGCCGGAGACGATGGCTTGGTCCGTATTGCGTTAAAGAAGAGGCCGGTAATGCAAGACATCTATAACAAACCAGTGCCAAAGAGTACAACGGAGAACAGCGGGGCAGGGAGGGAGGTTGATCCGGTGAGGGAAGCAGTTAACCAAGTTCGCGCCCAGGCACAAAGAATCTTCACAGAGGCTGCGGCCATGGAACGGCGGCTCAAGCGCCGTTGGAGTCACAGAGGGATCGGAGGAAACAGACGTGTGCGCGAAGGTTATCAGGCCGTCGTCCCGCTGAAGAACTACGTGAACGCTCAATATTTTGGGCAGATTGGGGTTGGCTCCCCGCCACAGAATTTCACGGTGGTCTTTGACACGGGGAGCGCCAACCTCTGGGTCCCTTCCGCCGAGTGCTTCTTCTCG CTTGCTTGCTACTTCCATCCCAAGTATGTATCAAGACGGTCCAGCACTTACAAGGAGAACG GAACACCTGCTTCCATTCATTATGGAAAAGGAGCAATTTTTGGATTTTACAGTCAAGATCAAGTAACTATTGGTGATCTAGTTGTAAACAATCAG GAATTCATTGAAGCTACTTACGAGCCCGGCTTTACATTTTTAGCAGCAAAATTCGATGGCATCCTTGGACTTGGATTTAAGGAAATTTCGGTTGAAGGCTCAGTTCCAGTCTG GTACAATATGATTGCACAAGGCCTTGTGAACCAACATGTTTTCTCCTTTTGGTTAAATCGAAATGCAAACAATGGGGATGGAGGTGAAATTGTTTTCGGAGGTAGTGACCCCAAACATTACAAAGGCAGCCATACATACACCCGAGTAACCCGGAAAGCATACTGGCAG TTTGAAATGGGAGACTTTCTTATTGGTGGGAAGAGCACTG GAATTTGTGTGGATGGATGTGCGGCAATAGCAGACTCCGGAACTTCATTGATTGCTGGTCCAATA GGTGTCATTGCCCAAATCAATGAGCGGATTGGAGCCACCGGAGTGGCTAACAAAGAGTGCAAACAAGTTGTTTCTGGATATGGACAAGAAATGATAGAGTTGCTGAAATCAGAG ACACCACCTGCACAAGTGTGTTCGAAGATTGGGCTCTGCGCATTTGATGGAACTAGTGGAGTAAG TGCTGGTATTAAGAGGGTAACGGGAGAGGGACGAACAACTTCTGTACACAACATGTTTGACGCTACATGCAATGCGTGCGAGATGGTGGTGACGTGGATGCAAAGCGAATTCGTTCAGAATCATACCAAGGAGGGCATGTTGGAGTATGTCGATCGG CTCTGCCACAATATGCCTAGTCCCATGGGCTCATATGTGGACTGTAGACACATTGATTCCCTGCAAAGTGTTTCGTTCAGCATAGGCGGAAGGATATTTGAGCTCCAACCAGAACAG TACATTCTCAAGGTTGGCGATGGATTCGTGGCTCACTGTATTAGCGGATTCACGTCTTTGGACATTCCCCCTCCAGTAGGCCCTCTTTG GATATTGGGTGATGTCTTCATGGGAGCATACCACACCGTTTTTGACTACGACAAGATGAGTGTTGGCTTCGCAGCTTCTGCATGA
- the LOC123074558 gene encoding uncharacterized protein: protein MAAAATDAGEWSAAARLRLVWRVVRAAELLGLAVLLSRSFPRLPYAASAASSALRLAASLLLHPRSIFVIANAIVLLLYVFSRRDPSSSSSASDQDAQDQFLSFTATPLLSPSTTEAPALAVETDAVFEDKQAVHVTVRAPRRSRSEKIGAGKLGGRRAGSPDMRWSDSDNGRRRRSTSSAAPEECGAEDEKEEFRKAVEAFIAKQQTRFHREESFVLVDGAGVGDDAQAITVAVK, encoded by the coding sequence atggccgccgccgccaccgatgccGGAGAGTGGTCCGCCGCTGCGCGGCTCCGCCTCGTGTGGCGCGTCGtgcgggcggcggagctcctaggcctGGCCGTCCTCCTCTCCCGCTCCTTCCCCCGCCTCCCCTACGCCGCGTCTGCGGCCTCCTCTGCCCTCCGCCTCGCCGCCTCACTCCTCCTCCACCCGCGCTCCATCTTCGTCATCGCCAACGCCATCGTGTTGCTCCTCTACGTCTTCTCGCGCCGCGacccgtcgtcctcttcctctgcCTCCGACCAGGACGCCCAGGACCAGTTCCTTTCCTTCACCGCCACACCGCTGCTGTCGCCATCGACCACAGAGGCGCCGGCTCTGGCGGTCGAGACGGACGCGGTGTTCGAGGACAAGCAGGCGGTGCACGTGACGGTGCGTGCCCCGCGGCGGAGCAGGTCGGAGAAAATCGGCGCCGGAAAGCTGGGCGGGAGGAGGGCTGGATCGCCGGACATGCGTTGGTCCGATTCGGAcaacgggcggaggcggcggtcgACGTCGTCGGCGGCCCCAGAGGAATGCGGTGCGGAGGACGAGAAGGAGGAGTTCCGGAAGGCAGTCGAGGCGTTCATCGCCAAGCAGCAGACGCGGTTTCACCGCGAGGAGTCCTTTGTCTTGGTCGACGGCGCCGGCGTCGGAGACGATGCTCAGGCGATCACCGTAGCTGTGAAGTGA